In Caldivirga sp., the DNA window CTCTCGGCAAGTCTCCTGTAAAGTTCGTAACTCACAGGGCATAATACGCCTATACTTTTATCCCTTAAGTGAACATTACCTATCTCTCTTTCAAAGGACTTAAGAGCATGGGCATTATTTAACCGCATGCACCTTTATGATCTCCTTCCCTTGCTCCTTAGGGCTGTTTTATAGTTGATGGTTAAGCGTAAGATTTATAGTCATTAGTTGATGGAGTCCTAAGGTTTATTTACCAAAAGCCATAAACCCACTGTGGAGAATATTAGCGACTACGCGGAGGAGCTTTATGAACTCACCGATGAATGCCCAGTCTGTAGGAACAAGACCCTAGGCATTAGGGGTGTTGTGTATAATACGCCATACTTCGGTAGAATACTCCTGGAGGTAATGAACTGCTCCACCTGCGGCTTCAGGTACATGAACATAACTTACCTTGACAGTAAGGGGCCTGTTAAGTTAACCTACAGGGTTACGGATAGGGTTGATGTTGAGAGGACTTGGATCATCAGGTCAGCTGAGGCTAAGATCTACTCACCTGACCTAGGCTTCACACTTTCCCCAGGCTCAGCCGGTGAGGCAATGATAACCCCCCTAGAGGGCTTGATATATAGGTTAATAGAGTACGCTGAGGCCATGAAGGGGCTTGAGGGAGAGGCTGAGGAGAGGAGGCGTATGTTCATTAGGGAGGCTACGGATGCCCTTAATGGCTTAAGGGAATTCACAATAGTAATAGAGGACCCCACTGGAAACAGTATAATTAAGCCGCCGCCCGGCAGGGAGGATAGGCTTAAGGAGGAGGAGCTTAAGGTGCCTTAAAATGAGTAAGGCCCTGCCAATAGCCGATAACCACGCCCACGTTAACCCAATTAGGGGCCTTGGGCCTAGGGAGGTGGCTAGGAGGTTTAGGAGGACTGGGGGCTGGTTCATGGGTGTGGTTGCCCTGTTGACCTGGGACCTTGGGTTAAGTCAAGGTAACCTTAGTGATGTTGATAAGCTCTATAGGTTAACCATTGAGTCAGCTAAGGTTATTCAGGGGGAGGGAGTTAAGGCCATGGCCATAATTGGCCTACACCCAGCTGAGTGCGTTAGGCTCCTTGAGGCTGGTTGGGGTATTAATGAGGTTAGGGAATTCATGGTTAAGTCAATTGACTTAGCGGCCCAGTACGTTAAGAGGGGGGAGGCTGCTGGCATTGGTGAAGTAGGTAGGCCGCATTGGGAGGTTAACGCTAATGTGGTGGGCCTCTGCAATGAGGTAGTGGAGTACGCTATGACCGTGACTAAGGACCTCAACGCCGTAGTTCACCTACACCTGGAGAGGGAGGGGGAGGTTACCGTTAAGTCAATACTTGAATTAACCAATAGGGCTGGGGTTAGGGATAAGTGGAGGATTATACTTCACCACGCATCACCAAGCATGGTTAAGCCAGCTGTGGATAATGGCCTAACACCCTCAATACCAGTGGGTAGGAGGGGGGAGTTTGAGGAGGCTGTTAAGTTAACTAAAGCCCTGGTGGTGGAGAGCGATTATGCCGATGACCCAAGGAGGCCAGGTGCGGTAATACCACCCTGGAGAATACTAAGCAGGGTTAACAACCTACTTAGGTTAAATTTAATCAGTGAGGAGGATGTGGCTAAGATGATGATTGACGGTATTGAGAGACTGTACGGTGTTAGGTATGGTTAAAGCCAGCTAGCTCAACTCCCTGAAGATGCTTATCTCAGCATCGTCATTGAACTTCACGTAGAACCTATACTCCTCCCCACCCCTCTTCACCGTGCAGTTTCTACCCATGTTGAAGTTACCGTTTATCACAGCCTCATCGACGTGATCCCAGTTCCTCCTCTTAGCCTCATTCACAATGCTCCTAAAGCCCTTGGCACATAGGTCGCAGCAGAAGAATAGCCTCTCACCATCAGCCTCCTCGTAGTACTCACCCCATGTTGCCCCACATAGAGCGCAACCAGTCTCCTTACTTCCCACCCTCCTCCCATTCACGATGATTATCATGCTCCCACCACCTTAACGGCATCAGGGTCTATCATAATGGCTCTTTCAAGGCTACCACCAGGGATAGGACCCTCACTCAGTTCCTTAGGAAATGCTGATGCTCTATGACGTAACCCAACAATATGGCCCTATTAGGCCTCTGCATGGCTAGTATGAATGGGTGTGGGTTCTCCCCATAAAACCTATCAATAACTCTGCGCCTAATCCACATTCCCAAGTCCCCGCCATGGTTAAACAGCTCCCTTAACCTAACCTCAAGCTCCTCAGGCCTGAGTTCACTGTTTGAAATATTTCTGTTAAGCCACATCACATGGGCACCATCGCTGGTCCTAGCCATGTAACTGAGGTGCTCAGCCACACCACCCCAATCACCGAACTTAACCCTACAGACTGGGCACTGGGGCATGGGTAGTTAACCCACTTAAGCTTAATATGCCTAGGCACCTTAACTTAACCCTATTAACCACTCGAGATAGTGATATAAGCAATGAACCTCATGATGACTACCCAAGGAGATATCGCCATTCCTCCAAGGCTTGCTATTCACATTAGTTCAGTAACCTATATTAAGCATTACAGGCCAGTGGAGCGCTGGTAATAATGCTTCCTAATAGGGATACGATTAAGGCTAAGTTAAGGGAGTATGAGGATGCTAGGGACAGAGTAATTAACACTGGCATTAGGTTGAATAGGTTATCCAAGTCCGTGATATACTCAGTGATTAGGAATGACTGGGAGGCAGCTGGAAAGTACCTTAACGACATGAAGAGGGAGTTGGAATCCCTAATGAACCTAATCAGGCAGTACCCATTCTACTACGATAAGGCCGCGGTAAGCTTCCAGGAGTACGCTGAAGCCTACATAATGTACAAGTTCAATAAGGATGGTAAAATACCCACAATTGAGGAGGTTGGGGTTGATGAATTAGCCTACCTAAACGGCCTAATGGAGTTCACGGGTGAATTATCAAGGAAGGCAACAGAGGAGTTAATTAAGGATAACTTAGACTACGCAATCAAGGCTAAGGAAACCATGGAGGACATTTACCTAGACATGCTCTACATGGAGTTCAGGGACTTCGAAATGAGGAAGAAGGTGGACTACGTAGCCAATAACATTAATTGGTTAAACGAGAAAATATTCTACAAGACACTAAACAGGGGGAAGCAGGGTAATTAAGCTAATTGAGGCTGATTGATTTTCAAAGGGGGCCGGCTTACATGGGGATCTGCGTGTCCAAAAATTGGACACGCAATTTAAAAACCTTTCGCATTGAAAGCAAGCAATAGAGCTTACCTCCTCTCCTCACTACGGCAACTGGCTGGGCAGGGCATGTCACGTGAGAGTGCTGAGGCTAGTGCGGCTAGGGAGATGCTCCTGACCCATACCCTACCTGGGCCCCTCACGTTAACGAAGAATAATCCCTCACCACCCAGTAGCATTGTTCTTAAGCCGCCTACCCTCTTCACCGTGTACTGCATTCCAGCATCGAAGGCTAGTAGGTGACCTGCCTCCACGTTCATTTCAACCCCATCCTCAAGTTGAATCATGTGGACGTAGCCGGTGCCGTGGAGGAAGACATTGCCTGGACCAGTGAATTTAGCTAGGAAGAGGCCCTCACCGCCGAATAAGCCCACGGATAGGTGGGTTAGGCTGGCGTCATACTTCACAGTGTTCTCGGCGAATAAGAATGACCCATGCTCAGCCATTATGGATTCCCCATCACCAAGAGGCACTTGAATCACCTTACCAGGCGTACTACCTGCGAAGGCGGCCTCCCCAGGGCCTGTTAACTCAAGTACGAAGAACGAAGCACCCGTTACAGCCCTCTTCAAGCCAGCCAATATGCCGCCAGTAGCCCTAGCAGTTATACCAACTGTGGGCGTCTTATAGAGGAGGTGGCCACCCTCCCCGTAAATACCCTCGCCATTACCCATCACAACCCTGACTAACTGCAGGTCATCGCCGAGAATCGAATACTCCATAGATAATTACTATTGGTTGATTTATAAATATTAAGGTTCACCCAAGGGGCAAGGGAGCAATGAGGCAGGAGGCCTCATCCTTAAGGACAAGGTGGCTCGCACGCTAATGTTCAGTAAACTAATGCCCAATAACGACGCCTAGTTGCTAATGAAACGTCCCTCCACTCCTCAGCACTTCGTAAACCTCCTCAATGTTCCTCGGCCCCTCCATTGGCCCCATTCTAGTGACCTTAATGGCCGCTGCAGCGTTGGCGAACCTGAGGGTTTCACTGATCCCCCAGTCCTTCAGGTAGCCGTAGATAAATGCCGCATTAAAAACGTCACCGGCCCCAGTTGGATCCACTTCATTAACCCTAAACGACCCCTCCGCATGCTCGCCTCCCCTCGTTAAGGCTATTGAACCATTAACGCCCCTCTTAACAACAACCACCT includes these proteins:
- a CDS encoding ZPR1 zinc finger domain-containing protein; the protein is MENISDYAEELYELTDECPVCRNKTLGIRGVVYNTPYFGRILLEVMNCSTCGFRYMNITYLDSKGPVKLTYRVTDRVDVERTWIIRSAEAKIYSPDLGFTLSPGSAGEAMITPLEGLIYRLIEYAEAMKGLEGEAEERRRMFIREATDALNGLREFTIVIEDPTGNSIIKPPPGREDRLKEEELKVP
- a CDS encoding TatD family hydrolase, with product MSKALPIADNHAHVNPIRGLGPREVARRFRRTGGWFMGVVALLTWDLGLSQGNLSDVDKLYRLTIESAKVIQGEGVKAMAIIGLHPAECVRLLEAGWGINEVREFMVKSIDLAAQYVKRGEAAGIGEVGRPHWEVNANVVGLCNEVVEYAMTVTKDLNAVVHLHLEREGEVTVKSILELTNRAGVRDKWRIILHHASPSMVKPAVDNGLTPSIPVGRRGEFEEAVKLTKALVVESDYADDPRRPGAVIPPWRILSRVNNLLRLNLISEEDVAKMMIDGIERLYGVRYG
- a CDS encoding TA0938 family protein — its product is MIIIVNGRRVGSKETGCALCGATWGEYYEEADGERLFFCCDLCAKGFRSIVNEAKRRNWDHVDEAVINGNFNMGRNCTVKRGGEEYRFYVKFNDDAEISIFRELS
- a CDS encoding C2H2 type zinc finger domain-containing protein is translated as MPQCPVCRVKFGDWGGVAEHLSYMARTSDGAHVMWLNRNISNSELRPEELEVRLRELFNHGGDLGMWIRRRVIDRFYGENPHPFILAMQRPNRAILLGYVIEHQHFLRN
- a CDS encoding haloacid dehalogenase, encoding MLPNRDTIKAKLREYEDARDRVINTGIRLNRLSKSVIYSVIRNDWEAAGKYLNDMKRELESLMNLIRQYPFYYDKAAVSFQEYAEAYIMYKFNKDGKIPTIEEVGVDELAYLNGLMEFTGELSRKATEELIKDNLDYAIKAKETMEDIYLDMLYMEFRDFEMRKKVDYVANNINWLNEKIFYKTLNRGKQGN
- a CDS encoding TIGR00266 family protein gives rise to the protein MEYSILGDDLQLVRVVMGNGEGIYGEGGHLLYKTPTVGITARATGGILAGLKRAVTGASFFVLELTGPGEAAFAGSTPGKVIQVPLGDGESIMAEHGSFLFAENTVKYDASLTHLSVGLFGGEGLFLAKFTGPGNVFLHGTGYVHMIQLEDGVEMNVEAGHLLAFDAGMQYTVKRVGGLRTMLLGGEGLFFVNVRGPGRVWVRSISLAALASALSRDMPCPASCRSEERR